A stretch of Triticum aestivum cultivar Chinese Spring chromosome 1D, IWGSC CS RefSeq v2.1, whole genome shotgun sequence DNA encodes these proteins:
- the LOC123182377 gene encoding UDP-glycosyltransferase CGT has product MALAAKPSSGDQARGAPHLVFIPSAGMGHLLPFSRFIAALASEGAVDISIVTALPTVSEAESEHFAALFAAFPAIRRIDFNLLPLDDATLAGTDPFVLRWESLRRSAHLLGPLIAGATPRASAVVTDVTLASQVIPIAKKELHLPCHILFISCATMLSFLAYFPTYLDGANADHLAGDVDIPGIGRIPVDYPPNVLRNPDSLFTKQFIANGREIAEIDGILVNTFDALEPEALAALRDGKVVPGFPPVYAVGPLKSTATDKEAAHGGASSPIAWLGEQPARSVVYVAFGNRNAAALEQIREIGAGLEASGCRFLWVVKTTVVDRDDTAELKDVLGEGFLERVQGRGLVTKEWVDQEAVLKHPAVGLYLSHCGWNSVTESAAYGVPMLAWPTLGDQRLIAKVIKSGGFGLWVEHWSWDGGEDSLVRGAEIAEKVKEVMGDEAISARAKEISQEATKAVAEGGSSHRSMQEFLATLS; this is encoded by the coding sequence ATGGCTCTCGCGGCGAAGCCGAGCTCCGGCGACCAGGCCAGAGGCGCACCGCATCTCGTCTTCATCCCGAGCGCCGGCATGGGCCACCTGCTCCCCTTCTCCCGCTTCATCGCCGCCCTCGCGAGCGAGGGCGCCGTCGACATCTCCATCGTGACCGCGCTGCCGACGGTCTCAGAGGCCGAGTCGGAGCACTTCGCCGCCCTCTTCGCCGCCTTCCCCGCCATCCGGCGCATCGACTTCAACCTTCTGCCGCTCGACGACGCCACCCTCGCCGGCACGGACCCCTTCGTCCTGCGGTGGGAGTCCCTGCGCCGCTCCGCCCACCTCCTCGGCCCGCTCATCGCCGGCGCCACGCCACGCGCCTCGGCCGTCGTCACCGACGTCACTCTGGCTTCCCAGGTCATCCCCATAGCCAAGAAGGAGCTGCACCTCCCGTGCCACATCCTCTTCATCTCCTGCGCGACCATGCTGTCCTTCCTCGCCTACTTCCCCACCTACCTCGACGGCGCCAACGcagaccacctcgccggcgacgtcgACATCCCCGGCATTGGACGCATCCCGGTCGATTACCCCCCGAACGTGCTGCGCAACCCCGACAGCCTCTTCACTAAGCAGTTCATCGCGAACGGCCGCGAGATCGCCGAAATAGACGGCATTCTCGTCAACACGTTCGATGCCCTGGAGCCAGAGGCACTCGCCGCCCTGCGGGACGGCAAGGTCGTGCCCGGGTTCCCTCCGGTCTACGCAGTCGGCCCGCTCAAGTCGACGGCCACGGATAAGGAGGCGGCACATGGCGGCGCGTCTTCACCCATTGCCTGGCTCGGAGAGCAGCCGGCGCGGTCCGTGGTGTACGTGGCCTTCGGCAACCGCAACGCGGCGGCGCTGGAGCAGATCCGCGAGATCGGCGCCGGGCTGGAAGCGAGCGGCTGCCGGTTCCTGTGGGTGGTGAAGACGACGGTGGTGGACCGCGACGACACCGCGGAGCTCAAGGACGTGCTGGGCGAGGGGTTCCTGGAGCGCGTGCAGGGGCGCGGCCTGGTGACCAAGGAGTGGGTGGACCAGGAGGCGGTCCTGAAGCACCCGGCCGTGGGGCTGTACCTGAGCCACTGCGGGTGGAACTCGGTGACGGAGTCGGCCGCGTACGGCGTGCCGATGCTGGCGTGGCCGACGCTGGGCGACCAGCGCCTGATCGCCAAGGTGATAAAGAGCGGCGGGTTCGGGCTGTGGGTGGAGCACTGGAGCTGGGACGGCGGGGAGGACTCGCTGGTCCGCGGCGCGGAGATTGCggagaaggtgaaggaggtgatgGGCGACGAGGCGATCTCGGCGAGGGCCAAGGAGATCAGCCAGGAGGCGACCAAGGCCGTCGCCGAAGGCGGGTCCAGCCACCGGAGCATGCAGGAGTTCCTTGCCACGCTCAGTTGA